Proteins co-encoded in one Medicago truncatula cultivar Jemalong A17 chromosome 8, MtrunA17r5.0-ANR, whole genome shotgun sequence genomic window:
- the LOC11440472 gene encoding D-aminoacyl-tRNA deacylase yields MLLSTIVRSCPIVNHSRHPFFHLNRSLRSSKPLSSLSSTHHHHHPMVSLLVATTSDPASINPANALLAMPGWQPGPHFQDDMKSFVNEGLRVLLHGKSIVVEDYLDTRWEEVTGEVVDEVIFLSKHTAASNKPALTVHPIGVPHLREGDVPPQGGKPGWAALPNPRIGPWIRLLKNIAQAHNLVPEFEITLEATHHGPMTNKPTMFLEIGSTEDYWKRQDAAQVMAQLVWEGLGLGGGTDVGNWSRENDKKKVLLGIGGGHYVPRHMNVVLKDGVWVGHVLSGYSVPMEDPKGETNVEIGGTWKQSIKAAYEATKSAFPGGEIIAHLDQKSFKGWQKNAITGFLTEQNIKIGKPNNFY; encoded by the exons ATGTTGCTTAGTACAATAGTTCGTTCCTGTCCAATAGTAAACCACTCCCGCCACCCCTTTTTTCACCTAAACCGCAGCCTTAGATCATCAAAACCACTTTCTTCACTTTCTTCaacccatcatcatcatcatccaatgGTGTCTCTTCTCGTTGCAACAACATCCGACCCTGCTTCAATCAACCCTGCCAATGCCCTCTTAGCCATGCCAGGTTGGCAACCTGGACCCCATTTCCAG gATGATATGAAGAGTTTTGTGAATGAAGGGTTGAGAGTGTTGCTTCATGGAAAGAGTATAGTGGTGGAAGATTATTTGGATACAAGGTGGGAAGAGGTTACTGGAGAGGTTGTTGATGAAGTCATCTTCTTAAGTAAACACACTGCTGCTTCTAATAAACCTGCTCTCACTGTTCATCCTATTg GAGTTCCACATTTGCGTGAAGGTGATGTTCCACCTCAAGGTGGGAAACCTGGATGGGCAGCACTGCCAAATCCTAGGATTGGACCTTGGATTCgacttttgaaaaatattgcTCAGGCTCATAATCTGGTCCCTGAGTTTGAG ATTACTCTGGAGGCCACTCATCATGGACCAATGACAAATAAGCCAACTATGTTTCTGGAGATTG GAAGTACTGAAGATTACTGGAAAAGACAAGATGCTGCTCAAGTTATGGCTCAG TTAGTCTGGGAAGGACTTGGACTTGGAGGAGGGACTGATGTCGGAAACTGGAGCAG GGAGAATGATAAGAAGAAAGTCCTTCTTGGGATAGGTGGTGGACATTATGTGCCTAGGCATATGAATGTAGTGTT GAAAGACGGTGTTTGGGTTGGTCACGTACTTTCTGGATATTCGGTGCCAATGGAAGATCCAAAAGGAGAAACAAATGTGGAGATTGGAGGAACTTGGAAACAGTCTATAAAAGCTGCATACGAGGCAACTAAATCTGCTTTTCCTGGTGGCGAAATTATTGCACATCTTGACCAAAA GAGTTTCAAGGGCTGGCAGAAGAATGCCATCACAGGATTCCTCACGGAGCAGAATATTAAAATTGGAAAGCCAAATAACTTCTATTGA
- the LOC11411182 gene encoding uncharacterized protein isoform X1 produces MHHCHITFNEALGLYHLKSQMVMNSTVSMLNAKVVVLVVSLCSLVSRFGASLTLTHWEMLKMKLRKIELEQCNACKWVKLKRKLRKIELKHASLSHHFQRGFGALPSQITNGDEFHGFNVKFKDELEVFYLKMVSKIHLAMVERE; encoded by the exons ATGCATCATTGTCACATCACTTTCAACGAGGCTTTGGGGCTCTACCATCTCAAATCGCAAATGGTG ATGAATTCCACAGTTTCAATGTTAAATGCAAAG GTCGTGGTTCTTGTTGTCTCTTTATGCTCATTGGTGTCAAGATTCGGTGCCTCACTTACACTTACCCACTGGGAAATGTTGAAGATGAAGCTGCGGAAGATTGAACTCGAGCAATGTAATGCATGCAAATG GGTAAAATTGAAGAGAAAGCTGCGGAAGATTGAACTCAAGCATGCATCACTGTCACACCACTTTCAACGAGGCTTTGGTGCTCTACCATCTCAAATCACAAATGGTG ATGAATTCCACGGTTTCAATGTTAAATTTAAAG ATGAGTTGGAggttttttatcttaaaatggTTTCAAAG ATACACTTGGCCATGGTGGAAAGGGAATGA
- the LOC11411182 gene encoding uncharacterized protein isoform X2, which produces MHHCHITFNEALGLYHLKSQMVMNSTVSMLNAKVVVLVVSLCSLVSRFGASLTLTHWEMLKMKLRKIELEQCNACKWVKLKRKLRKIELKHASLSHHFQRGFGALPSQITNGDEFHGFNVKFKVS; this is translated from the exons ATGCATCATTGTCACATCACTTTCAACGAGGCTTTGGGGCTCTACCATCTCAAATCGCAAATGGTG ATGAATTCCACAGTTTCAATGTTAAATGCAAAG GTCGTGGTTCTTGTTGTCTCTTTATGCTCATTGGTGTCAAGATTCGGTGCCTCACTTACACTTACCCACTGGGAAATGTTGAAGATGAAGCTGCGGAAGATTGAACTCGAGCAATGTAATGCATGCAAATG GGTAAAATTGAAGAGAAAGCTGCGGAAGATTGAACTCAAGCATGCATCACTGTCACACCACTTTCAACGAGGCTTTGGTGCTCTACCATCTCAAATCACAAATGGTG ATGAATTCCACGGTTTCAATGTTAAATTTAAAG TTTCTTGA